ATGTTACGTCGCTAAAACCGACGATTTTTCTCAACGATGTGAATGCGATGGAAATAATGAATCTGTTGGCAATGACGTACGCGACTTCCGGAAGTTGTCACTTTACATTAAAGATGCAATCAATATTTCaaaatttgtttaaatatttaaaataaaattaggatctTTTGGTAAAAACAACTTTCATGAAAGTAAAGGAATATGAAAAAAGTTTAGTACACtaaattattttcttcaatatatataaaaataggcCATATTGGCTGAGAGAAGGATCAAATTGAAAATTGAACGCATCGGAAACAGATGTTTTCTGTACGATTTATACTCAAACGAGCTTATAGAAGAAATCGAacatagttttttttgtataacgTTATTTCATTCACGCATAATATGTAGCGCCATTTTCGCGTCATTTTGCCGCACCAAGTAAATGTTACTACtgtgaaaaatattacttattatgggTGATTTATGTTAAGAGTCATTTTTGCAAATTATGGTATAAATTAGATGTTACCTGCTACTAGagtacaaattttatttttctcgcACTATTTcgcatcatttaaaaaaaatgcaggAGATTTTTTATGCCTTCGCCACTATAGCggggaatttcataatttgatgCTGGAAACATTGGTATCCGGTATTCTTTCTAGTTTTTGACAGCTTTCAAAGCTAAGGTATTTTCAAGTTTTTGTGTTAAAAGTGCTATAAATTAATGATTATTCGTGAAATATTGCTAATACTCAAtagaataatatatatttgatttgCCAACTTCATTACAAGACGAATGGTGTTTGGATTACTTTGATTTTTGAAGGTTATAAAGTGCTCAAGAAGTGTTATCAATTTTCAGCCTGAACCATGGCCCCCAGGAAAAACAAAGTTGCGAAAGAGGAGGTGCAGGTGACCCTCGGCCCCCAGCATTTGGTCGGCGAGACGGTATTTGGCGTAGCTCACATCTTCGCCTCCTTCAACGACACATTCGTGCACGTTACCGACTTGTCTGGCCGGGAAACCATCGCCAGAGTGACTGGTGGCATGAAGGTGAAGGCTGATCGTGATGAGGCTTCACCCTACGCTGCTATGTTGGCTGCTCAGGTTCGTTTTACTCTTGTATTTACGTTGTTTAGTATACACTTTGAGGTTATGTTTGCCACTGTAAACAAGTGTTAGTTCTTCAGCTAAGATGTCGTGGTGGTTTTTCTTAATATATCTGCATAATAATATTCTATATCCTCTAAACTTTTGTGAATTTAGGTCTGGATGTTTTTCTTACCAATCCATAGTGAAGAAATATGTTAGAGTATGCCCCAAATTCCCTGAAACGGATATAGGGATGCTTACGTTCAGCCGTGCAATGTACAACTTATATATGTTTTGAAACACTAACAGCCATAATTAGGCATTGAAATGGACAGTTTTGTTCTGTTTACCAGACTACAGTGAAACATGcaagaaaatgaaataataatttaaacagaaataaatctatataaatcccattgctgggcacaggctcaaCACAACAGTGTTACTAGTCAAAATTTTAATCTAGAAATGTTCATAAAGTAGAATAGTATCATTACTGATAAGTTTAATTCTGTATATTCCAGGATGTAGCCGAAAAGTGCAAGACCTTGGGCATCACCGCCCTGCACATCAAGCTGCGTGCAACTGGTGGCAATAAGACCAAGACACCTGGTCCCGGAGCACAGTCTGCCCTCAGAGCCCTGGCTCGTTCCAGTATGAAGATTGGCCGCATCGAGGATGTGACCCCCGTGCCCTCTGACTCTACCCGCAGGAAGGGTGGTCGACGAGGACGCAGGCTGTAATCTGTTAGTTGTAAGCTACTGTCAACTGTtctacttttaataaaagtttaacggtatatcttgttttattttgaagATTCAAATCTTTTAGAGTTATGGTGTGGCAGTTAATAGAACCAATTTtcgttttatagttttattggACACAGAACAACACAATAATAATCACAAATTAAACACCAGAAGAGACTTGACAAATTGAAGACATAATtcttagtttgtttttatttctgaaACAATATAGATTATCAAAATTTGAAGTGGATAATGTTTTCAGTAAATCTATGGGTTATTGTATAACTTCAGTATCAATTGTAATTTTACCTGACCAGTGACCATGGGCAAAAAattgcaattgggtagtttcctaggtcaaagatatatgaaattctgattgctaacTAGACAGAtttaaagatgacaaaaaacgttttcttttttctatttaacttatgaattttaataaagaaaaaggtaatgagtgcgacattttgtcgcatttttctatgacgtctcaggttgctttttcatacaaattccatattaatttcgtgttttgatgtttagtaaaaagtaactgatttgactagttggaaactgcccTATTCACAATCAAAGGGATTTATGATTGTGATAGATGTTGGAGTTCAACAATAAGGCCCCTGATGTCAGTCTACATCCAATTTCAAGTATTTTCAGTTACTTTATATCGgtacaaataggttataaatTTCAAGTTGTGTGTAACAAAATTCTAAGTtttgagaaaaaaatacatttagcCAGGACATGGTATTGATGATATATTTCatatattattcatattttcaataaaataaatagttgctattttaaaatatacataggtaggtactatgttTCTCTAAGATAATTGTATAATACAAACTTGATCAATTTTGAAATACTTTCTATGATGGCGttacatataattttataaacattCAAATTACAAATATGTTATACTTGTAGTATAAAAGTTATTGCACTGTTGGAGCGTGAGGACTACTAACCTCATCCCCAATATAAttgttaaaatacataaaacacaaTCTACTCCTAAATAGACTCTTATAAAACAGTTATATGATATCACACAAACTCGCTTTGTTTCTTTCGCTATTTCTGTTTCCATTTTTTTGTGGTATTTTTAAAGCTTCGTTAAGTCGCGGGATCAATGGATACAGAAATTTGTGATCGAAACATGAGCACGTTTGACTCCCGCCAAGTTCCATGAG
The Pectinophora gossypiella chromosome 9, ilPecGoss1.1, whole genome shotgun sequence genome window above contains:
- the LOC126369446 gene encoding 40S ribosomal protein S14; translation: MAPRKNKVAKEEVQVTLGPQHLVGETVFGVAHIFASFNDTFVHVTDLSGRETIARVTGGMKVKADRDEASPYAAMLAAQDVAEKCKTLGITALHIKLRATGGNKTKTPGPGAQSALRALARSSMKIGRIEDVTPVPSDSTRRKGGRRGRRL